Proteins from a genomic interval of Panthera tigris isolate Pti1 chromosome A2, P.tigris_Pti1_mat1.1, whole genome shotgun sequence:
- the LOC102955079 gene encoding small ubiquitin-related modifier 2-like — MVNEKPKEGVKTEKNDHINLKVLGQDASVIKRHTTLSKLMEACCQPQGLSIRQIRFSFERQPASETDIPTQLEIEEEDKTDVFQQQTEGVY, encoded by the exons ATGGTCAATGAAAAGCCCAAGGAAGGAGTCAAGACTGAGAAAAATGATCATATTAATTTGAAGGTGTTGGGTCAGGATGCTTCTGTG attaagaggcATACAACACTTAGCAAACTAATGGAAGCCTGCTGTCAACCACAGGGTTTGTCTATAAGGCAGATCAGATTCTCATTTGAAAGACAGCCAGCCAGTGAAACAGACATACCCACACAGTTGGAAATAGAGGAGGAAGATAAAACTGATGTGTTCCAGCAGCAGACAGAAGGTGTCTACTAA